The Desulfurella amilsii region TGTATAATATATAAATCAAAATTATTACTAAAGCCATTAAATGTTTTAGGTTAGTCAACTGGGTTGTTGCAATTGCAAGCGTATAAGATATCAAAAAAAATATTAAGTCTCTCTTTGTAGTTTTTTTCTCTATGTTAACATTAAAAGTACCTTTTTTAAAGAAATACCTTATTGTAACGCCTATGCCGACCATAAAAAAACCAAGCGTTGAAAGCATAAAAGGTGCGCCAAGTATAGCACCTATGCCAATTTCGTGTGCTGAATGTTTTAAAAATAAAATTGCAATAACGGGTAGTATAGTTTCTGGCAAAGCAGTGCCAATAGCCGCTAAAATTGAGCCAATTACTGCTTGGGAAAGGTTTAATTTAAAGCCAATATATTCTAAAGAGTTAGTAAAAGTCTCACTTGCAATAACTATAAAAAAAATACTTAGCAAAAGCAATGCAATTGGTATAACCATTAAAAATTATGTTAACATATAAAGCTAATTGAGTCAAGAAATTACTTATTCTGTTGGGAAGTTAAAGTCTTTAAAAAATTTTTTGTAAAAAATTAAGTATAGTCCTTGCAAAAAAGCAGCCATAAAAAATGGTATTGCAAAAAGGCTAGCATCAAAAAGAATACCGGCAACGTAAGGACCTATAGAACGTGGGAACTGCATAGAAGCTGAATTTATGCTTACCGCAAACCCTCTTCTTTTGTCTCTAACTAGACTTACAGTAAGTGCTTGCCTTGCACCTGCTGAGCTTCTATTAAAAATCTGATGAAAAATGTAAAATATTGATGCTATAATGTAGGATGGTGCAAGTGGTAATAGAATTAAGAAAACTAGTCCAATAAGCCTTTGGATAAAAACAGATTTTATAATGCCAACACGTAAAGAGAGTTTGCCTGTATAAAAAGATAGTATAGCGCTAAGTAAAAATGTTATTGCAAAAATTAGGCCAATGTGCTTTGCACCAACCCCAAATCTTACGGCAAAAAAGTAGGCTATTAAGGGGCCTTTAAGGCCAATTGCTAAACCATTAATACTGTTTAGCCCTATAAGCTTTAATAAGTTAAAATTTTCTTTTTTATTAACGCTTTGTTCTTGCGTATTTGATAAGCTTGATTTTGCAACTTTTGATCTATAGTTTTCTTTAACTTCTAACAGTAAAACTAGCGTTAATATTGCAAACACAAATATTATTATATATGGTAGTTGATATTCTAAATTATTTTGCTTAAATTTTAAAAAAGAAAAAACCATTGCAAAAGCAGAGCCGATTGACATACCCAAAAATCCCAAAGCAGTATTTAAGCTAAAAATGGCTCCTCGCGTATTTGGTTTTATATTTTCTGCCAAAAGCGCTTGTTCTGCAGGCGAAAAAGGACCTGCTGCGCCATTTGCGCCAAGGCCGAAACTCCCAAAAGCACTAAAAATCGCAATGGCATAAATATCGGTTGCAAAAAGCATACCTAGGCTTGCAATCATCAAAAGTACGGTGTATATCACTAAAAAAGGTTTTCGTTTAGTTTTATCGCTAATTATACCCACGAATAAACTTCCAAAAGCACCAAATAAGCTTACAAATGTGTAAACCAATCCTATTTGAAAGCCATTATAGCCCATTGCTTTTAAGTATAGAGCAAAGTCGACGATTAAGAGACCTTGCCCAATGCTCCTTAAGAATCTTACGAATAAGAGATATTTTATGTTTTTATTCATTTAAAAAATGCAAATTTGATTTTTTAGAGGTTAGGTTAAGTTTATACGCATACTCAAAGAATATCTCAAGCGATTTTATTTTATTTTCGCCTAGATCGTAGGATAAATTATTTTTTAAGTAATCATAGGCTTTGTTGTAATCATAATTGTGCGTATCACAAAAAGCTTCGGCAATTGTTTCTAAATGATTTATACCCCAATTTTTTGCTTTTAAAAATAAGTCAGTGTAATGCGTTGGTATTTTTTTGTTTGCAATCCACAGCGCAAACACAAAAGGGTACCCGCTAAATTCCATCCATTCATAAGCCAAATCAATAACTTGCTCATCTGTGTGTTCTATGCGATAGAGCGCATTATCCCCTATAACAAGCTCACAATCAGCTTTATCTTCAGTGTATTCTACACCAATCTTATACTTATAAGCAAATAGAATTTTAGTTAATGCAACGGATGTATTTGAATTTTTATCAAGCTTAACAGTTTTGACTTTATTGAGAGGTTTTTTTAAAAATAATGCCACACTTTTTACTTTGTAATCGCTTGATATGCAAACATTTGGTATAATGTAATGATCAGATTTTGCATACTCAATTGAGGGTGCTATACCCACATCAACCTGTTTTTCGTAAAGCATTTTTGCGCATACTGATGGCATTTTTCTGATAAACTCAATATCGTTATCTATTATTTTATTTACAAGTGCAAAATAAAGTGGGTAAGCGTTTAAAAAATCAACCAGTACAACTTTCATGCTTTATCCTCCAAAATAATGATTTTAGAGCTAAACTCTAATGCACTAACTAGTTTTGAAGCGTTAAATAAATTATCAGAAATCGCAAAAACGCCGTGTCCTTTTGCCACAACGATCTGTTTTTTTGATTCAAAAAAATACTGAGCTATTGCATATTTTGCCTCATCCCAATTTTTTATATCGAGCACATCAACCTGTTTTAAAAATAACCTGCCTTCGTGGTCTTTAGGTGTAATTTTGCTATGTTTTATTGATAGGGCAACCGTGTAAGGACTATGGGCATGTACTATTGCTTTTACCTCATCAATTTTTTTGTAAATATTAACATGCAGTTCTACCTCACTTGAAGCGGCATTCCAGCGAACATCCCTTTCCAGCTCAATTTTTACAATATCCTTACTTTTTAAACCAAATAAACTCATGCCAGTTTTTGTTATCCAAATTCCATCTTTTACCTTAGAGCTCATATTACCACTTGATGCATCAACAAGTCCCATCAAAAATAGCATGTCTCCAATTCTTTTAAACTCACTTATCATATTTTCTCCTGTAAATGATATATCCTGCAATTAATACTAGTGCGAATATAAGTAAACCTAAACTAAATCTGTGCATATAGTATTTTAGAAGATCTGGATTTTTACCTACAAAATAGCCAATAAAGGCTAATCCAGCAGTGTATATTAAAGCACCCGCTGTTGTAAAAAGGCTAAATGCAAATACTCTCATTTTCGAAAGACCAGCGGGTATAGAAATTAGGTGTCTAATTGTAGGCAAGAGTCTTCCAATAAAAACACTTATCGCTCCGTGCTTTTCAAAGAAAATAACTGTTTTTTTCAAAGCATGATCAAGTCTAAAGATTCTTCCAAACTTTAAAACAAATTTTAAGCCCAGAGTTTTTGAAATATAATAATTAAAAAGTGCTCCGAACAAACTTCCAAGTGTTCCATCAATAATCACTATCCATAAATTCATTTTTCCAGTAGCTGCTAAATATCCAGCAGGAGGGATGACAAATTCTCCAGGCAGTGGCACAATAGAGCTTTCCAAAAACATCAATAAAAAAATACCAATGTATCCTGATGCTCCAATAGCATTTACTAAAAAATTAGCAAAATCAACTAGGTAACTCATATAACTCCTTTTTTTGCTGCCAAAAATAAGTATTGTTGGGCAACACCGGCGTATTTTCCAAAATAATCTTTTCCGAATTCTTCAATAATTCTTACACTTTGTTTAGTATCGTTAAAATAAAGTTTTTCTATAATTCTTTTTATCCATACATCAGTGCAAAATACCTCGTAGCGTCTATATGCAAAAAGCAAGATGCAATCTGCTACCTTGGATCCTATCCCTTTTATACCCATTAATTCTTTTTTTGCAAAATTAGTATCGAGATTGTGTAAATAATAAAAGAATTCCTTGCTCTTTTGCAGCTGAGCTATATATTTTTTTCTAAAGCCAAAACCGCAATTTTGTAGTTTATTTTCATCGAAGTCTACACCACAGACTGGAAATGTGTAACCAAGACCCGTTTGGTTGCCGTATACCGTACACATTCTATCTAGCATTAGCCTTATGCGCTTAATATTATTAAAAGCTGAGCATATGAAAGACACAGTAGCCTCATAAGGGTTTTGCGTTAATATAACTAAGCCTTCAAAAGCTTTTACTGCTTTTTTTATGTATTTGTCAACTGAGATCTGCTCAATAATCTTATCAAAGTCAATATCTAGCGAGAAAAATCTCTTTATATAGTTTTCATCGGCATTGTTATAGTATAAGTAATTGCCGTCAAAATACACATCAAAAATTACGCTAGAAAATATTCTGTAGCCATCGTTTATTTTTGATATCCTAAAAATCTGGCCACTTTCTAATGTATATTCTAAATTAAATTTAAATGGCACCTTTATTTTATTCATTCTTTAGCCTTTGCAGTTTATTTTTGGTTTGCCTGTAGGATTCTTTTAATTCTTCATTGTCTGGATCTTCGGCAATTCTTTTTAAGTAATAGTGCATTTGTTTTTTGAGCTTTTCCAACTCTAAAGTATTCATAAGCATTAAAAAATTTGCGCGTTTTTGAGAAATTGATTCTTCTTGCGTTAATAAATACAATTCATAGCACATTGAAGCACTTTGTTTATCCAAAGTGGATACAAATTGTTCAAAACTAACGTCTTTGTTTTGCGTAAGTTTAAAAAATATCTCTTTAAGCACAACGTCAAAGTTCTTTGCAAATTCTTCCTTGTCTTCTATCCAATCTAGTAAAAAAGGGTCTTTTAGTAGGTAAGAAATTATGTAGTGGCTTTTTGTGTATGTTTTTTTGGCTGTCTCTTGCGATTTATAGTTTTTTTGAACAATGTTTAAGTTTAGAAGTCGTCTTGCTTTTGAGTAATATAGGCTTTTTAACACAGAGTCGCTAATATTGTCTATGGCATTTTTTATAGCATTAATTGCACTGGCAACTGATATTGGTTGTGATTGACTAAGTCTAGCATTTTGCAAATTGTGCTGTTTTAATATCTTTTCTTCTAAAAAACTGAAATAGTCTTTTGCGCTTTGCAATAGTTTTTTATACTCTTGTATAGAGTATTTCATTACAAAGCTATCTGGATCTTCTTTTTGTGTATCATTAAGGCTAAACTCTACCACATATGCATCCAACTGACCCAAAACTTTGGTGTTTTTTAACATTGCGTTTATACCGGCTTCGTCTGAGTCGAAATTGAAGTAAATTTTATCAGTGTATCTTTTGATAAGCCTAATGTGGTAATCGGACAAATTTGTGCCCATTGTTGCGCTTGTGCACTGCAAACCTTCTTGGTATAATCTGATGCAATCAAAATAACCTTCACAAACTATAAGGTAATCTTTTGTGTAGGTTTTTGCTTTATCAAAACCATAGAGCAATCGCTGCTTTAAAAATATGGCAGTTTCTTTCGTATTTATATACTTTGCTTTTTGGTTATCATGCAGGGCTCTGCCTGCAAACCCTACAATCTTACCATATTCATCGGATATTGGAAACATCAATCTTCCAGCAAATATATTGTAAGCGTTGGATACAATCCCACTTTCGTTAAGTAGCTTGATTGAGTATTTTTTAAGTAAAAAATCCACTAGCGAGTTGTCATTTGGGTTATAACCGAGTTGAAAGACTTCCTGGGTTTCCTGTTTTATTTGTCTTTTTTCAAGATAATTTTGCGCAAAGTCAGAATTTTTAAGTTTTTTTTGAAAAAATTCGCATGCAAATTTGTTTACATCAAACAATAGGTTTTCTTTCTTTGTGCTTTCATCTTCGGAATTAATCTCTAACCCAAGCTGAAGCGCCAAATTCTTAATAGCCTCTTTAAAATCTAAATTTTCAATTTTCATATAAAAAGTTATTACATCACCACTTTCTCCGCAACCAAAACAATGAAAAAATTGTTTTTCTTTGTTTACAGTAAAAGACGGCGTTTTTTCGGAATGAAAAGGGCATAAACCAATATAATTATTACCGCTTTTTTTTAAATTTATGTACCTATTTATAAAATCGACGATGTCCAATCTACTTTTAATTTCTTCAACTAAATTCATTTCAAAATCACTATTGTAGCACCATCTCCGCCTAAATTAGGTGGTGCCATCGAAAAACTCTCAACCGATTTGTGTTCTTTTAATAAATTCCTTACCATTTCTTTCAATACACCACTACCTTTTCCATGGATTATACGAACTTCTTTGATGTTGTTTAAAGCAGCATACTCCAAGAATTGTAAAACCTCTAGTTCTGCTTCAAACGCATGCATGCCAATAATGTTTAGCTCTTTTGTTTCTTTTGGTGAATGAATTACATTTAAGCTGCTCTGTTTAATTTTTGGTTGCTTTTTTTCAAGCAATGATGTTTTTGCACTAACTATTTTGCCATCTATATTGACTTGAACGTATTCACCTTTAATACCAATTATTGTACCAATAGATTTTCCAAGTTGAACGGTATCCCCTTTTTCAAATGTTTGAGGATTGTTTAGGTTTTGTATTTTTGGGTGTATGTTTGCCGTTTCTAGTGTATTTACAAGTCTTTGAGCGTCTTTTATTTCTTTTGTTTTGATAACTCTTGATATTTCTTTTTTAAGGGAGTCAAACAAATGGTTATATTGATTTACTGTTTCATTATGTTCGCTAAGCAAATTTTGTTTTAGTTGAGCTATTTCAAGATTGAGCTTATTAAAAAGCATCTTGTATCTTTTTATAAGATTTGTATATAAAGCTTTTTTATTTATCATATCATTGAGCTCTTTTTCATATTTGTCAAATATTTGACTTTCTTTTGATTCAAAAACCTTTTTTGAGATTTCAAATATTTCATTGTTTAAGTATTTTTGCATAATTTCTATACCGTAGCTTTTGCCAATTTTACCAAAAACAAGTTTATAGGTTGGCTGTAATTTTTCCTCATTAAATTCAAAAGCAGCTAATCGCACATTGTCTATTTCTTTTAGTTTGTATACTAAGTTTCTATAATGCGTGCTCATTATAAGCATTGGGTTTTTTTTATTCAGATAAGAAAAGATAGCATATACTATGGCGTAGGCTTCTTCTGGGCTTGTGCCACTTCCTGGCTCATCCAATAATATTAGCGAGTTTTCATCAAATTTCTCAATTATTTCTTTTATTCTCACCATATTGGAAGAAAAGGTACTTAAGCTTTCGGTTTGCTGCTCATCGCCTATAACGGCAAAAACGTTTGAGACTTTGCCAACACAAAAGTATTGCGCACAAACTGGAATAGTTGCAAACGCACATAGCACAGCCAGCCCTACTTGCTTTATAAACACTGTTTTGCCGCCGGTATTTGGTCCTGTTATGATTAAAGACCCATTTAATTCTAAACTGTTTCCTACAACATTTTGCTGCGTTTTTAAAAGCAAAGGATGTTTTAAATCTTGTGCAATAAGGCGCTTTGTTTCATCAAAGTGTGTTAAATGTGCATCAAATTTATTTGCAAATAAAATTTTTGCACAAAAACTATCGAGTTTTGCCAGTTCTTTTGTATTATGTATAAGTTCTTTAGTGTACTTTCTAATTAGGTTGGTAAAAGCTGTTAAAATTTTTTGAGTTTCTTTGGTTTCTTCCAAAATTAAATCTTCAAGATAATTATTTTTTTCAAACACTTCGTATGGTTCTACAAAAAAACCTGCTTTTGATATATCGACCTTTCTGGCTTTAATGTACTCTTTGTAGTTTGGTTTAACCAGTATCGTAAACCTAGAATTTTTCAAAAACACATTTGTGTCAAGCAAGATATTTTGCAACCCTTTTTTTCTTACAAAAAAGTGCAAAAACGTAGCTATCTCATCCTTTGTGGATTTTATTTTAGAACGCAAAAAAGAAAGCTTTTTTGTGCTTGCGTCCTTAACGTATCCTGTTTCGTCTATTGTTTGGGCTATTAAAATTTTTAATTTATCAAGGTTTGCAAATGTAATGTAATTTTTTAGTTTATCCTCAAGATTTTTATTTAAGTTGCTAATAAAATCAATAAAAGTATATACGTAGTAAATTTCTTTTGCGCTTAATATAGAGTATGAAGCTTGATTTAAATAGGTGTCTATGTATATATCGTCTAGAGTTGGAATTGATTTGCCAAGAACTTCAAAGAAAATTTCCAAAAATTTTGTACTTTGTTGTACTGTTTCAAAATCAAATATAGGCTCAATTTGAGCAGTGTATTCTTTCCCATAAGTTGTTTGAGCAAACTCGTTTAGTATATTTTTTAATTTATCAAACTCTAAAATTTCAACACAACTTTTCATACCTTCGATATTATATACACTAATTTAAATTTTTGAAAAAATTTTTTAGGGTTGAAATTTTATAATATATGTATATTATAGAGTAAGAAATTCACTTACTAGGAGGTAGTTATGTTAAAGCGCGTAGCTTTAGTGTCGTGTTTTGCTTTACTTTTGTTATTCAACTTTGCATTTGCAAAGGTTGGTATTTTAAGCACTCAAGAAGTTGCATCTATGATTGGTAAAAAGGGCGTGGTAATTGTTGACGCAAGACCTCAAGAAGCCTATTTAAAAGCTCATTTATCTAACGCAATTAATTTGACACCCGCAGGCGAGCTTTTTAGCGAAAAATATGGGGTTAAAGCAGCAAGTATCGCAAATAATACCCAGCTTGAAGAAGTTTTGTCAAATGCAGGTATTTTGCCTGCAGACACTGTAATAGTTTATTCTGGTGGCGATAACCCCGCTTTTTTTCTAACCAATGCAACAAGGGTTATATTAGCTCTAAAATGGGCTGGTGTAAAAAATGTTTATTTTATGAATGGTGGTTTTGAAAAGTGGGTAGATGAAAAAAGGCCTCTACAATCTGGCCAGGTGAAGCTGTCAAAAACTCAGTTTGTTATAAATCACAATGCACCTCAATCTTACATTTTTAGTGATTTTGTTGAATGGGCTGTAAATAATGAAAATAAAATACAAATTGTTGATGTAAGACCAACTCCCCAATATACAGGTGAATTTACCAGCGATAAGCGTCTTGCAAAATTTGGCCATATAAAAGGGGCATTAAATTTGCCAGTTGGAGAGTATGTAAAAAAAGTGGATAATTACTTTTTAGTTAAAACTCCTCAAGAAATGGAAGGAATGCTTAAAAAAGCAGGTATAAATCAAGACAAACCAATCATTTCTTATTGCAATACAGGTTATTTTGCAAGTGGTTTATGGTTTGTTGAAAGAGCTTTGTTTGATAACGAGTTAGTTTTCACATACAATGGCTCAATGGTAAGTGCTTCAAGAAATCCAAATATACCGATTGTAACTGGATCATCCCCTCTATAACAATATTTAGCAAAGGGCAAACATGCGCCCTTTGCTCCCTCTACAATTAAAAAATTTTTGATATAATCAAGCTATGAGTTATGTAGAAATTTTTGCGGACAAATCCCTTTTACATGATATTCCAAAACTTCCCGGTGTATATAAGATCTTTTCCCAGGAAAACGAGCTTTTGTATGTGGGCAAAGCTAAAAATTTAAGAAACAGGCTTGCTTCTTATCTTAGAAAAAATATTGATCCATACAAGCAAAGAATGCTGCAAGAAGCCTACGGTGTAGAGTTTATAGTTACAAGCACACAAGAAGAAGCCTTGCTTTTAGAATCCAACTTAATAAAAAGCCAAAGACCACCTTATAATATAGTTTTTAGGGATGATAAAAGTTACCCATATTTGCGCATAACTTATAGTGAAAAATTTCCGCGTGTAACCTACTCAAGGCGTATAAAAAACAAAAATGATTTTTATTTTGGTCCATTTCCGTCTGCAGATAGTTTGCATTTGTTAATTAAAGTGATAAAGGATTATTTTAAAATTATTCAAAAAGATGATAAAAATTGTCAAAAAACAAACCAAAAGCCATGCATCTACTACCAAATGAATAAATGTTTAGCACCATGCGCACAGTTAATTAGCCAAGGGGACTATTTAAGGTTAATGGATGATATAAAAATACTCTTGTCAAAAAACCACAATGTATTAAAACATAAAATTATTGAGCAAGTAAAAGAATATGCTCAAAACGAACAATTTGAAAAAGCGATTGAGCTAAGAGATGCGCTTAGTGCAATAAACATATTAAAAGAAAAACCCATTGTTACAGACACAAAAGCTGAAATATTGGATTGCTTTGCTTTTTTTGAAAGCGAAGGTGTAACATGCGCTTATATTTTGAATATTAGATTGGGTAAAGTTATAGCGGGCAAGAGTTTTTTCTTTAATAAAAGTTTTGATTTAGAGTTAAAGCAAGAATTTATCATCCAGTATTACCTGCAAGGCGAGCTATTACCCCAAACA contains the following coding sequences:
- a CDS encoding DedA family protein, whose amino-acid sequence is MSYLVDFANFLVNAIGASGYIGIFLLMFLESSIVPLPGEFVIPPAGYLAATGKMNLWIVIIDGTLGSLFGALFNYYISKTLGLKFVLKFGRIFRLDHALKKTVIFFEKHGAISVFIGRLLPTIRHLISIPAGLSKMRVFAFSLFTTAGALIYTAGLAFIGYFVGKNPDLLKYYMHRFSLGLLIFALVLIAGYIIYRRKYDK
- a CDS encoding endonuclease MutS2, which produces MKSCVEILEFDKLKNILNEFAQTTYGKEYTAQIEPIFDFETVQQSTKFLEIFFEVLGKSIPTLDDIYIDTYLNQASYSILSAKEIYYVYTFIDFISNLNKNLEDKLKNYITFANLDKLKILIAQTIDETGYVKDASTKKLSFLRSKIKSTKDEIATFLHFFVRKKGLQNILLDTNVFLKNSRFTILVKPNYKEYIKARKVDISKAGFFVEPYEVFEKNNYLEDLILEETKETQKILTAFTNLIRKYTKELIHNTKELAKLDSFCAKILFANKFDAHLTHFDETKRLIAQDLKHPLLLKTQQNVVGNSLELNGSLIITGPNTGGKTVFIKQVGLAVLCAFATIPVCAQYFCVGKVSNVFAVIGDEQQTESLSTFSSNMVRIKEIIEKFDENSLILLDEPGSGTSPEEAYAIVYAIFSYLNKKNPMLIMSTHYRNLVYKLKEIDNVRLAAFEFNEEKLQPTYKLVFGKIGKSYGIEIMQKYLNNEIFEISKKVFESKESQIFDKYEKELNDMINKKALYTNLIKRYKMLFNKLNLEIAQLKQNLLSEHNETVNQYNHLFDSLKKEISRVIKTKEIKDAQRLVNTLETANIHPKIQNLNNPQTFEKGDTVQLGKSIGTIIGIKGEYVQVNIDGKIVSAKTSLLEKKQPKIKQSSLNVIHSPKETKELNIIGMHAFEAELEVLQFLEYAALNNIKEVRIIHGKGSGVLKEMVRNLLKEHKSVESFSMAPPNLGGDGATIVILK
- a CDS encoding class II aldolase/adducin family protein, whose amino-acid sequence is MISEFKRIGDMLFLMGLVDASSGNMSSKVKDGIWITKTGMSLFGLKSKDIVKIELERDVRWNAASSEVELHVNIYKKIDEVKAIVHAHSPYTVALSIKHSKITPKDHEGRLFLKQVDVLDIKNWDEAKYAIAQYFFESKKQIVVAKGHGVFAISDNLFNASKLVSALEFSSKIIILEDKA
- a CDS encoding MFS transporter — protein: MNKNIKYLLFVRFLRSIGQGLLIVDFALYLKAMGYNGFQIGLVYTFVSLFGAFGSLFVGIISDKTKRKPFLVIYTVLLMIASLGMLFATDIYAIAIFSAFGSFGLGANGAAGPFSPAEQALLAENIKPNTRGAIFSLNTALGFLGMSIGSAFAMVFSFLKFKQNNLEYQLPYIIIFVFAILTLVLLLEVKENYRSKVAKSSLSNTQEQSVNKKENFNLLKLIGLNSINGLAIGLKGPLIAYFFAVRFGVGAKHIGLIFAITFLLSAILSFYTGKLSLRVGIIKSVFIQRLIGLVFLILLPLAPSYIIASIFYIFHQIFNRSSAGARQALTVSLVRDKRRGFAVSINSASMQFPRSIGPYVAGILFDASLFAIPFFMAAFLQGLYLIFYKKFFKDFNFPTE
- a CDS encoding sulfurtransferase — translated: MLKRVALVSCFALLLLFNFAFAKVGILSTQEVASMIGKKGVVIVDARPQEAYLKAHLSNAINLTPAGELFSEKYGVKAASIANNTQLEEVLSNAGILPADTVIVYSGGDNPAFFLTNATRVILALKWAGVKNVYFMNGGFEKWVDEKRPLQSGQVKLSKTQFVINHNAPQSYIFSDFVEWAVNNENKIQIVDVRPTPQYTGEFTSDKRLAKFGHIKGALNLPVGEYVKKVDNYFLVKTPQEMEGMLKKAGINQDKPIISYCNTGYFASGLWFVERALFDNELVFTYNGSMVSASRNPNIPIVTGSSPL
- the dnaG gene encoding DNA primase, which gives rise to MNLVEEIKSRLDIVDFINRYINLKKSGNNYIGLCPFHSEKTPSFTVNKEKQFFHCFGCGESGDVITFYMKIENLDFKEAIKNLALQLGLEINSEDESTKKENLLFDVNKFACEFFQKKLKNSDFAQNYLEKRQIKQETQEVFQLGYNPNDNSLVDFLLKKYSIKLLNESGIVSNAYNIFAGRLMFPISDEYGKIVGFAGRALHDNQKAKYINTKETAIFLKQRLLYGFDKAKTYTKDYLIVCEGYFDCIRLYQEGLQCTSATMGTNLSDYHIRLIKRYTDKIYFNFDSDEAGINAMLKNTKVLGQLDAYVVEFSLNDTQKEDPDSFVMKYSIQEYKKLLQSAKDYFSFLEEKILKQHNLQNARLSQSQPISVASAINAIKNAIDNISDSVLKSLYYSKARRLLNLNIVQKNYKSQETAKKTYTKSHYIISYLLKDPFLLDWIEDKEEFAKNFDVVLKEIFFKLTQNKDVSFEQFVSTLDKQSASMCYELYLLTQEESISQKRANFLMLMNTLELEKLKKQMHYYLKRIAEDPDNEELKESYRQTKNKLQRLKNE
- the uvrC gene encoding excinuclease ABC subunit UvrC yields the protein MSYVEIFADKSLLHDIPKLPGVYKIFSQENELLYVGKAKNLRNRLASYLRKNIDPYKQRMLQEAYGVEFIVTSTQEEALLLESNLIKSQRPPYNIVFRDDKSYPYLRITYSEKFPRVTYSRRIKNKNDFYFGPFPSADSLHLLIKVIKDYFKIIQKDDKNCQKTNQKPCIYYQMNKCLAPCAQLISQGDYLRLMDDIKILLSKNHNVLKHKIIEQVKEYAQNEQFEKAIELRDALSAINILKEKPIVTDTKAEILDCFAFFESEGVTCAYILNIRLGKVIAGKSFFFNKSFDLELKQEFIIQYYLQGELLPQTILTDEKVNIPELLFEKKIEVQNPKRGENLKILQLAQNNARQQLELHLSKINANLEIFKQIKLLLNLDKIPYYFDVFDIAHISFENVVAGAVRFDIGGFNKAYYRKYKLESKFEYDSMKEAICRHINLLKNSKSILPDVVVIDGGQIQLKAALECQLNAIGIAKEKIDHKTLRSLYDVKDSIYLPEGKVDVDKSLLNFLQKLRDEAHRFANAYHRNLRTRTTIASALDRIEFIGPKRKKKLFEKFGSIENIKKASIEELCSIKGITVSIAQTIKEKLKEY
- a CDS encoding menaquinone biosynthetic enzyme MqnA/MqnD family protein, with the translated sequence MKVVLVDFLNAYPLYFALVNKIIDNDIEFIRKMPSVCAKMLYEKQVDVGIAPSIEYAKSDHYIIPNVCISSDYKVKSVALFLKKPLNKVKTVKLDKNSNTSVALTKILFAYKYKIGVEYTEDKADCELVIGDNALYRIEHTDEQVIDLAYEWMEFSGYPFVFALWIANKKIPTHYTDLFLKAKNWGINHLETIAEAFCDTHNYDYNKAYDYLKNNLSYDLGENKIKSLEIFFEYAYKLNLTSKKSNLHFLNE
- a CDS encoding DNA-3-methyladenine glycosylase family protein, producing MNKIKVPFKFNLEYTLESGQIFRISKINDGYRIFSSVIFDVYFDGNYLYYNNADENYIKRFFSLDIDFDKIIEQISVDKYIKKAVKAFEGLVILTQNPYEATVSFICSAFNNIKRIRLMLDRMCTVYGNQTGLGYTFPVCGVDFDENKLQNCGFGFRKKYIAQLQKSKEFFYYLHNLDTNFAKKELMGIKGIGSKVADCILLFAYRRYEVFCTDVWIKRIIEKLYFNDTKQSVRIIEEFGKDYFGKYAGVAQQYLFLAAKKGVI